The Candidatus Hydrogenisulfobacillus filiaventi sequence GGGATTCGGTCAGCACCGCCATCTCCTGGCCCTCTACCGGAACCGCCTGCGGCAGGAGGGCTACCTGAGCGCGGCCGAGGCCGCGGCCCTGGAGGAGGGCCGTTGGGTGCGGATGGTGGCGATGGCCGTGCGCCCGCACCGCCCGCCGACCCGTAGCGGGCGGGTGGTGGTGTTTGTCTCCCTGCTGGATGAAAGCGGCTTGTTGGAGGCCCGGCTGTCGGAGGCGGGCTACCAGCGGTACGGCCGCTGGCTGTTCGGGGACCGTCCGCCGGTGCTGGCGGTGGGCGGGCGGAAGGAGGCACAGGGCCTGGACATCCGGTTCCTGGGGCCCTGGCAGCCGGCTCCGCAGGAGGGCCCGTCCGGTCCTTGAATATACAATCATCACATCATAGGATTACCTTGAATTATAAATCACAGCGCCGGCGGAGAACGGACCGGGTGTGCACGGGGGTGGCGGCGATGCAGTGGCTCGCGGCAGGCCTCATCTTCCTGGTTTCCGGCTTCTTTGCCATGCTGGGGATGGGCGGGGGGATGCTGCACGTCCCCATTCTGATCTGGCTCGGGTATGATTTGAAGCAGCAGGCGCAACCGATCGGGATCCTGCTCAACGGGCTTACCGGGTTGGTGGCACTGGTAACCTACGCCCGTCACCGGCTGGTGGACTGGAAGGGCGGCCTGCCGATGGCGGGCGCGGCGCTGGTTCTGGCCCCGGCAGGGGCGCTCACGGCCCGGCTGCTGCCCGATCGCTGGCTGGTGGGCCTGTTCGCGGGGGTGGTGCTGGCGGCCGCCATCCGGACCTTGCGCAGTGCCGCCGATCCGGATCCGGACCACCGGCCGCCGCTGGGGAGACGGCTGCTGTTGGGCAGCCTGGGCGCGGGACTGGCCGCCTTCCTGGGGG is a genomic window containing:
- a CDS encoding putative membrane transporter protein (Evidence 3 : Putative function from multiple computational evidences) — translated: MCTGVAAMQWLAAGLIFLVSGFFAMLGMGGGMLHVPILIWLGYDLKQQAQPIGILLNGLTGLVALVTYARHRLVDWKGGLPMAGAALVLAPAGALTARLLPDRWLVGLFAGVVLAAAIRTLRSAADPDPDHRPPLGRRLLLGSLGAGLAAFLGGMLGLGGGTFVSPLLMWMGYPTKEAVATTAYIVTFSSFSGFVGRMGYLSASWSLVLLLALAAVAAAAAGSHLMATRAKPHWVKVAYSMLLMGVGVKLLW